TATAAATAGATGTAGATAAAGTTTATAATTAAAGCTCTGTATAACAAACTTTGTTGCGATACAGAGCTTTAATTAACCTATATACTTTCTATACCAATCACATCATAACCAGCATCTTCAATAGCTTCTTTTATTTTTTCATCAGAAGTAGTACCTACTTCTGCCTCAGCAGATTTCTTTTCCAGACTTACATTTATTGAATTAGCTCCTAATTCTTTTAAAGCCTCCTCTACATGTGCTACGCAATGACCACAACTCATTCCTTCAATTGAAATTTTCTTTTTCATATAAAACTTCTCCCTTCAATACATTATTTACAAGGTACTAAGCCCCTTGTTATGGCTATGTTGAAGCAAGTTCTTAATTCAGGTGGGGATTCTTTTAACCCACCTAAATTTTAGAACTGCAAATGCATGGCTTACTTGGCGTTGAACTCCCACTTGAAGAACTGGGAACCTTACGCCAAGTTAGTCAGGTTAAAGGTTTAAACCCCTTTAATCTGAGTGCATTAGTAAGTACTGACACTGAACTAAAACTCATAGCCAGTGCTGCTATCATAGGGTTTAAGAGAGGACCACCTAAAATATAAAGTATTCCCATAGCCACTGGTATCCCCAAAACATTGTATCCAAAAGCCCAAAATAAATTTTCTTTTATATTTTTTATAGTCTTCTTACTGAGCTCAACAGCTGTAGATACATCCATTAAATCACTTCTCATAAGTACAATATCTGCTGACTCCATAGCCACATCTGTTCCTGATCCAATGGCTATTCCTATATCTGCCTGTGCAAGAGCCGGTGCATCATTTATTCCATCACCTACCATAGCCACTTTTTTACCTTCTGATTGAAGTTTCTTTACTTCATTTGCCTTATCCTGTGGCAAAACTTCTGATAATACTCTATCTATGCCAACCTGCTTTGCTATGGCTTCTGCAGTCTTTTTATTATCACCAGTAATCATAGCTACTTCTATTCCCATCTTATGAAGTTTTTCAATAGCTTTCTTGCTATTTTCCTTAACAATATCTGCTACAGCTATAATCCCCATAAGTTCTTCTTTTGAAGCTATATACATTGGAGTTTTACCTTCTGCTGCCAATCTATCAGACTCTTCTTCAAATCCCTTTAAATCAATACCTCTTGTATCCATTAATTTTTTATTTCCAAGCAATATTGTATTTGAATCTACATTCACCT
This genomic window from Clostridium pasteurianum DSM 525 = ATCC 6013 contains:
- a CDS encoding heavy-metal-associated domain-containing protein, with translation MKKKISIEGMSCGHCVAHVEEALKELGANSINVSLEKKSAEAEVGTTSDEKIKEAIEDAGYDVIGIESI